The genomic DNA cctgcttcgcaggagaggcCGGGGGGATTGGTTCTGATCTGGGAGGTGGGCGGGGCAGCGGgtggctggctggctggccaTGGCGTGCGATCCAGCAGACAGCAACCTTCCATAGCCTTCCTTCTCTCACCCAACACCGGCCTACCCAACCCGGATCcgacccccctcccccagtccgactcgagcgaagcgagaggagcaaccagggtctggggcggagccccagccgccggaggcaggcccctCTCCCCCCAGCGGGGGAGCAGGAGGAGCACACGACAGTTCAGGCCTAGCGCGGACGGCCGATGCCTTACCCAGCACACGGCGGGGTTCGGTgcggttgctgctggcaggACTGCCCAAAACGGCAAGTCAATTTCGCCTGAAACGTGCGTGGGCAGCAACTTTTTCTGCTCAGCAAATTCCTCCCAACTGCCTAACTGGGCAATGCTGCATCTCTGTTCGCAGTTAGCTCCTGCACCGCGTTCTGCGCGACTTGCTTTTTCTGTACGTCAAGGTTTGTCGGTCGGTTTCAGGTTTGCTCTGTGTCCAGGGTCTGCTCGGTTGGAACCGGATCCTCTGATAGGGGGtggagtgtgcctccggcggctggggctccgccctagaccctggttgtgctcgctttgCCAGCTGTGTGGGAAGGAGGGGTTTAGTGGGGAGGGAGGGGATGGGTGGTGCTCGTTGGTAGGTGCATCGCTGACTGCTTTGTGCAGTGGCTGCACCTGTGTTGCACCGCATTTGTTTCCTCTTTTGCTGGCGTccccctgctgctgcctcatGCGACGGGCAGTCCCTGCTTCCTCTGGTTCGCCGCTGATTCAGATCCCCAGGGTTTCTCCGCTCTATCGTTTGTTGGACTTGGGGCTCACGAATAGACCCTGGTCCGTCTGTTGACGTGGTTGGACTCGGCTCCCTATTAACCACTGACTAGGGTAAACCGGCAGCTAAAGCCTCTTGTTTCTCGGACCCCGTAGCCGGTCGCTATTCAGGtctcctccttctcctgAGAACCATGACTCAGGATCCTAGACCCTCGACCAGGAACTAGGATCCGGTAGTAGATCTTGGTTCTAGGACTTGGACACTCTGAGGCAGGACCCTGGTCCCGTTATCTTTGATCACACATTCGGCCTTTCACTGCTGATGTGATGCTTGAGCTGGTGTCGAGGATTGGGGCATGAACTGGCTGTCAAGACACAGTAGATATATGTATCCATCCCTAGTTAATCCAACGAGTGATTAATTCGTTCAATATACTCCCGTGTCTTCTGAAGATACTAGCTTGATATGTACAAACTAAGGCGAGACCTTGAGAAAAATAGTTCTCGTAATAATTCCCAATCCTTCACAAGTCTAAGAGTATCTTTGTCATCGAAACCAGTGAGGCTATTCTTTAAGTCGATACTCTTCTTTACAGGGCCAATTGTCGAAGTGTACCCCTTGAAGGTTAGCTAATTGTTTCTAGATTTGCCTTTCCTTCGTGACCAAACTCCATCATAGAATCAGAGAAAGTTGTGTCCATGTTTCAATAACAAACTCCAATGGGAATATCTATTTCAATCTCGGACTTCGACACTCTCCTTCTGAGCAAAGCCCTGTAGAGTTTAGATTCCAGCTTGCTACTCCAGCAATTGATTCTTCAGAAGCGCCAGATTTCCAACATGGCTTCCATAGCATGAGTCGATGTCACCAGTAGATCGATATTATATGAGCTAACTCAATCATAATCATCAGGGTTTGACTTGTATCCACCACAAAAAGCCACGCTATCTGTCACCAGTATATTGGTCGTAAGTTCCCCGCAAGTGGGCCAGAATCTATCACCAAGTATCGGGTCCAAGATGGCTTCACATATTCCATTGAGGACTGTCGGCAAAGTTCGCCAGTTTCGTGCCAGCAGTACTCTGTAGTATTCAACATCACACaaactgcctccggcggctggggctatgccccagacccctttgctcctctcgcttcgctcgagtcgttgcttgGGGTTCCCAACATCTTTGGCCTAGGAGCCTCGTTCGACAGACTGTCTCTTGGCCGGACCAAAAAAAGTCCTTAATGACAACGTTGTTGAATTGAATGTAGTACAAGTTATTCTCATGATGACTGTGCTAGTGAAAGCTCTAAAAGCCATCTCTAGTACTCCTAACTTCGGTCAATATTCCATATTAAAGCTTCTGCTGGCTGAGAATATCCAATTGACAGATTGCTGAGTACCTGCTCTCTGTATATCTCGGCACCCACTCTGGTGTCTAACCGGTTGCGGCATTGTGATTCTCTTGATCATAGGTTCTGAAACAGAACGtgaaagaaaaacattTTCTGACGTCATTATCAATACTTTCTTCCCCTTCAATAGCGAATTGAGCAGTCCTTAgcatatatttttgaaatGACAAAGCAGGAGTCTGCAAAAGCAGCAGATACAAGTTCAGTTTCCTTGATGTACCCGGACCTCACAATAAACTCATTTTTGAGGAAGCTGTGTGAATAACATGGGATATAGATAATATCACCAGTATGTTTGTGACCAGCCTGCCAGTGCGGAATAAACAACACACATTACTATTTATCTGGGATAGCTACATTCCGCTAGAGGAAATGCATCCTATTATCCTTCCATTCACCAATGAAGGATGATATCCAATCCAATCCAATAAGTCTctttcatcttcactcGCATGATGTTTTCATATTTCCTGCCGATTGAGAACAGGGCTGCGCTTAATCCTATTCAAACACTGCTAAATAGATATAGCCTTAGATGTACTTTGTTCTAAAACATTGAGCCCATCTCATCAATGGCTCAAACATGACTACTTCAAAcgaaaaaagcaaaattTCTTTATAAAACAGACCTCTTCTGAAGCTTTTAAGCCCTATATTATTCACTACTGGCTAAAACGTGACAGACAGAGTTCAATCTTCAATCTTGCATTACAATCGCAAGTGATCCACTCTCTTCGCGAGAATAACTAACAGACTGAGACATCTCTCAGCTCTTTTCTTAGAAAGTATCTAGCATTTGCATTTCTATTTTCGTTATTTCCTTTAACgaaatgaaaacaaaacataaTTGATAGTTGTATTCGAGTTCAGCGATGTCCTAAGTCACGTGAATtatattgattgattgaccTTGCAGACCGTCCCTGCAGATGGGTTTATCTTACATAGCCACTCCGTTTGAGATCAGTTTGAAAACGGTTTGAGAGTTTCAGACAACCTACTTCCGACAACTCCGCTCTTCGTGGAAACCAACCCCTTCGAATTCAGAAATTTGATATCTAATTCTTTTGTTAAGTTTTGGTGTCACAGGGGTCTAGAATAAAATCATATCTGAGTAATACTTTCCAGATTTGAGTAACACTTGTTCCGTGACCCCCACAGAGCCGTTacagctggtgaagtaCCAAGCCATACAAATCAATTTCTGCTAAGTGTTGGTTTTAGTGATATGCTTCCGACCGCTGTCAAGCGAAAGAAGTCACATTTTGGATGTTTGGCCTGCAAAAGAAGGAAAATCAAATGTGATGAGACGAAACCAGTCTGTGGAAAATGTCAGAATCAAAAGCTAGAGTGTGTCTACAGTAGACAATGGTCCCAGAAGCTAAGGAGAAGTACACCTCCAGAAACCAGTCCTGGATCAatctcgtcatcctcataTCAGGATTCGTTAGTAGAAACAGATGCAATCACACAAGTTTCTGCTGATATAGAAGTAAGACTCATGTTCCAATGGACTGCATACACCTGGAAGTCTGTGAAAAGAAATGATGATACTTTTCAAAGACTGTTACCATTATATGGATTCAGATACCGATTATTACTAGATTCACTGTTGCTTTTTTCAGCAGCCCATCTCAATCACACTAGTCCGAGTGAAAGACTACAGCAGGCCATAGAAGTGTACAAATTGCGAACTATAGCCGGAGTACGACGGGAAGTGGAAAATGCAGTAAATTGTGGAAAACACCGGGTGGAACTAGCATGGTCGAGTGCATTACTAGCGGTATTCTGGCTAACGTGTGATACCGACACGGAGTTCACAGGTCTCAAGCACGGTTGGCGTCCATTATTTCGAGGAATGGGGAGGATATTCAGCGAGATCGTAGATTCAGGGCAAGGCATTATCAGATATGAGAAAAGAAGGATGATATTTCCATCgggaaataaatatctacCACTTCTCAAGGATATATACAAAGACAGGGAGGATGTGTCACCAGAAAAATCCGAGATATACGAGCAGACAGTTACACGACTAGTTCAATATATAGAGCATTTGACGGAAAACCCCGAAGACCGGCCAATCAGATACATTTCGCACTGGATTCTGACAGCAATGCCCGACGGGTTTCTCCAGCAAATCGACGACTTTGACCCTGTGGCACTGACATTCCTCGCTACATTCTTTTTGGTAGCTTCGTCACTGCCATTCTGGTTCCTGGGGAAATACTCGTGGAAACACCATCTTCGAATCAAGGCCAAAATCCCTTCAGAAATGCATCACTTTCTCGAGCCGTCGTACCTTGGGTTGAACCCACCTGTGTTCGATGAAACCCCTGCTCCCGAAGCCGAGTTTGAACGAGAATTAGAGCTATAACCCAACTTGAACTCAAGATACCTGACCACAAATTGAGTAACCTGTCTTGTCAACCAGCAAATGTCATAACCCCGAAGACAACAGCATCACCGGGtagacgcccgactcgagcgaagcgagaggagcagcggggtctggggcggagccccagccgccggaggcacagaTAGACGACGACAAGGAAATAGAGAACGATGCGTGTAAAAAGTACAGAAAAAAGCAGACTAGAAAacagtatatatatagaatGTTTTAGAATCCGAAAGGATTGTTGGGggtggcagcagcgagATTGGCTCTTCGTCCGGTGTTTGTTGGCTGGAGAGGAGCCGGGCCACCGCCAAACGACACGGGAGGAGGGGGTCCTGTTTTCTGGGGTTGGAGAGTAGGATATGCTTGCTGGGAGGAGAAACTGTTTCCAAGAGTTTGGGCAGCAGGACCGCCAAAACCGTTGATTGTGGATGCCGAGTTGCCAAAACCAAAGCCGGTTGGTTGTCCTTGCAATGGTTGGATGGGCTGTTGTTGGGCATCAAACGGGTTTCCTCCAGTGAATGCCGTTTGTTGAGGTTGGAACAGTTGCTGTGGCTGCTGTGGTTGGAACTGCTGGAAtggttgttgaggttggaattgttgcagctgtggttgtggttgagTTGCAAATGGTTGTAAtggttgttgtggttgtggctgctgttgttgcgGAGGGAAAGGAGACGCGAAATTGGGTTGGAAAACACCAGTTTGTTGGTTGAATGGGTTATTCAGTTGTGGAGCACTGAGTTGTGGATTGCTCAATTGAGGGTTCACCAGTTGAGGTTGAGACCCAGTAAGATGTGTTTGTTGCAGCTGGTTTGTAATTGTAGAAAGACTTGGAGAGCTGAAACTGGCCTGGGGTTGACTAGCGAATCCGAATGGCTGGTTAAATGGGGTTGATGGGTTCGAAATAGGTTGATTAGCAGTAAAAATGGGCTGTTGGAAACCGGTTGAAACAGGACCAAATCCAGTAATCTGTTGAGCATTTCCAGTAGCAAAAGGTCCTAAAGGAGAGTTGATAGATTGTCCAGTCAACGAATTTGTCAGAGGAATCAGcgtaccaccaccagtacgTTGTTGAGTAAGAATTGGACCATTTGGACCCTGGACTACTGTTGGTACAACAGTAGCACCTCCAGTCAGCTGAGGAAGCATTGTAGCCGAACCagtttgttgtttctggagttgctgttgaagctgttggatttgctgttgctgctgctggatttgctgttgttgttgcaaCTGTCTCTGTTGATGTGCTTgcttttgttgttgctcgGCAATAACCGACTGGGCTGTCTTTTGAGGTTCTAAAGGCTGGATAGTCATGAGATCTAACAAAGAACCCGTTGGTTGAGGAGCAACTGATGTTGGAGCAGCCATTTGTTGTGGGACTTGCAGTTGaaactgttgttgttgtggctgttgctgttgtggttgttgctgctgttgttgaggtcTAGCGGGTTGAGGAggaggttgttgttgctgagtCTGGGGTTGAGATTTGACAGCCCATGCATCGTCAGCAAACCCATttgtagtagaagtagcagcaggttGTTGTGGTCTTGGgattggctgctgttgtgcttctacagcagctgcatTCGTGACGCCAGTAACATTTCCATTCGACAAATCCTTGGCAGTATTGTTTTTAAGAGTTCCATCAGgaccagaaaacaaaccaccagTAGCCTCGGCATTGAGTCTCTTACGATCAAACTTTTCATCTAACTTTTTAGTTACACGAAGAATATCGCCTTCTTTGAGACCCAAATTCCGCAGAACTTGTGGACTAATATCGGGAAGAATATTCTCGTCCATTTGATCTCTGGTGAAGTTAAGAGCGTATCGTTGGCAGTTGTTGACGTCGACTCCACActccaaaaagaaaccaaaccaGTCAAACTCGGGTTTCTGTTGGGTTGCAGCACCATTAGCAGAACCGCCGCCCATTTGACTTCTGGTAGGAACCgaagttgttgaagacGACCGTCCAGCAGCTTGACCAGACGATGAACCATCTCCAGTACTGACACCACCAGGAACTCCTGTCATAGGAGAACCACCGTTACTCTtggttcttcttgatcTAGCACCCTTACGAAGGTCGACTAAAGgtttatcatcatcaagaACAACGCCAGTCACCGATTCAACATATTCCAGATCCTCAATAGACATTTTACTAGCGGCCACGGCGATTTTCACGCCATTTAGCTTATGAAGATGAATTTTACCATCAGCACAACCTAACAAAGCAGCGTCAACCTTGAAAGTGCCGGATCTATCAGTCCAAGTACGAACTTTATTCATATCAGGCTTGGATTTAAATGTAGATGTGGTTGTAGTGGCTCCATTAGTCGACGACCGGTTACCAGCAGTGTTGTCATAACTGTCTCTGTCTCTATTTCTAGGCCGgtctctctctctttcaCGATCCACGCGGTCATAATCATAGTCGTCTCTTTCACGGTCTCTATCTTTCTTAGACGACCGACTGGACTTGTCATTCTTATCACTCTTACTACCGAAAAGTTTCTTTGAACTGGATAGAAACGAAGAAGACCGTTGTTGAGATAGTCTCTTTGTATCAGGTTCAACAGACACCTCAATATATGAACTGGGCATAACACCTTCTTCACCAGACGGACTACGAACCAGCCACCATTCAGCACTCTTCTTATCGTCGAGAATAAAAACATTATCGCCAGCATTAACATTAACCTCATCATCGCCCTGAGGCTCGAAATCATATAATACTTTACCCATTTTCTGACCAACCGAGTTTGCAGCTACAATGACCTCTCTCAGACCAGCAGCTCTATTAGCACCAGCTACATCGGCAAGTGCACTAATAATCTCATCGGCGACCTCTTTAGAACCGGCATGCAAATCCAAAGAAGATCTGGGGTGTTGAAACTCGAGAAAGACATGCTTTTTCTCTGAACTATAGCTTAATAAATCGGAAATTTCCCATTGTTGAGGAGCCGAGTTTGAATTTTCCGGCGAGTACATAATCGAGCCATTGCCAATAGCCAAAGTAGCtctgtatttttttctaCCATCGACCTCCTGAATAGCCCAGCTGTAAAACTGAGAAGGAGGAGGATTATTCTGttgattattattgttattattgctgTGATTTTGACCGGAAGCAGACCGTCgttctctctctctttcaCGAGTCTCTCTATCGCGAAACTCTCTCTCCCTATCACGTTCAGAACCACCTCTAACACCTCCATTAGGACGAGCAGGCAACGAAGGTTTAACTTCGTCCTCGAAATCTTCACCAGCATGAGGCTGTGGGCTCAAAGGCAGTGGCTTATCAGGAATTGATTGCTGAACAGGAGTAGAAGCGCTATTACCAGCCGATTCAGCAGCATACGAggcagctccagcagctccagcaccagcaggtGCAGAACCGGTAGTTTTCTCGATATAATTTGAAGGAACAAACCCGTAATCGGAACCCGACCTGACTAGAATCCAATCAGCGTCGGAATCATCGTAAATATCGAACTGAACATTCTCCTTAAACGACAGTTCCTCTTCAGTCTGTCTATCATAATCAAAAAGAGCCTTTGCATGACCAATTATAGGAGCCTAAACACCACAGTTAGTAACCATCCACAAAACCCCAGAAACCCAAAAACCCAACAATTGGCCCCACttgctcgcgaagcgagcacaaccagggtctggggcggagccccagccgccggaggcagacctaTCACCCCCAAAACCCCCCGAACCAACCCCAGACATACCGGTTCAATGTAATTATTGGGCACAAGACCTGACGGTTCGTCTGTAGACAGACCACGGACTCGTTTCTTGACTTTCCACCAATCGTCCTCGTCCGAGGtttctaataaatagagcAGGTCGCCCTGACTGACGGACAGTTCCTGGGGAGACTGCGATTCATATGGGTACAGGGCAATGTATACGCCCAAATACAGGCCCGACGACGAGGCCATTGTCGACGAACGGGGCACAGAAAACGGCCTATGGAGTTGAAAAGTAGCCGGGGAAGCGAAATTCAAGCGGTCGCCGACTGGATTTGGGGGTTTAAACCGCGAAAATCCTGTAAAAGAGACCCAAGTCCtttgttgtggttgttgcGAGAGCCCAGCTGTTGATGGGAGCGAGCTCGTTTATAGTTCCTGTTTGTCCACCGAAAAAAGTGACTGGAGAAGCAAACAACAGTTGAATGACCAGACAATGCGGGGTACAGCAGGACAATCACGATGTGC from Sugiyamaella lignohabitans strain CBS 10342 chromosome D, complete sequence includes the following:
- the SLA1 gene encoding cytoskeletal protein-binding protein SLA1; translated protein: MNKVRTWTDRSGTFKVDAALLGCADGKIHLHKLNGVKIAVAASKMSIEDLEYVESVTGVVLDDDKPLVDLRKGARSRRTKSNGGSPMTGVPGGVSTGDGSSSGQAAGRSSSTTSVPTRSQMGGGSANGAATQQKPEFDWFGFFLECGVDVNNCQRYALNFTRDQMDENILPDISPQVLRNLGLKEGDILRVTKKLDEKFDRKRLNAEATGGLFSGPDGTLKNNTAKDLSNGNVTGVTNAAAVEAQQQPIPRPQQPAATSTTNGFADDAWAVKSQPQTQQQQPPPQPARPQQQQQQPQQQQPQQQQFQLQVPQQMAAPTSVAPQPTGSLLDLMTIQPLEPQKTAQSVIAEQQQKQAHQQRQLQQQQQIQQQQQQIQQLQQQLQKQQTGSATMLPQLTGGATVVPTVVQGPNGPILTQQRTGGGTLIPLTNSLTGQSINSPLGPFATGNAQQITGFGPVSTGFQQPIFTANQPISNPSTPFNQPFGFASQPQASFSSPSLSTITNQLQQTHLTGSQPQLVNPQLSNPQLSAPQLNNPFNQQTGVFQPNFASPFPPQQQQPQPQQPLQPFATQPQPQLQQFQPQQPFQQFQPQQPQQLFQPQQTAFTGGNPFDAQQQPIQPLQGQPTGFGFGNSASTINGFGGPAAQTLGNSFSSQQAYPTLQPQKTGPPPPVSFGGGPAPLQPTNTGRRANLAAATPNNPFGF
- the ECM22 gene encoding Ecm22p (Sterol regulatory element binding protein; regulates transcription of sterol biosynthetic genes; contains Zn[2]-Cys[6] binuclear cluster; relocates from intracellular membranes to perinuclear foci on sterol depletion; ECM22 has a paralog, UPC2, that arose from the whole genome duplication; GO_component: GO:0005737 - cytoplasm [Evidence IEA,IEA]; GO_component: GO:0016020 - membrane [Evidence IDA] [PMID 18675371]; GO_component: GO:0005634 - nucleus [Evidence IEA,IEA,IEA]; GO_component: GO:0005634 - nucleus [Evidence IC] [PMID 11533229]; GO_component: GO:0048471 - perinuclear region of cytoplasm [Evidence IDA] [PMID 18675371]; GO_function: GO:0003677 - DNA binding [Evidence IEA]; GO_function: GO:0000978 - RNA polymerase II core promoter proximal region sequence-specific DNA binding [Evidence IDA] [PMID 11533229]; GO_function: GO:0001077 - RNA polymerase II core promoter proximal region sequence-specific DNA binding transcription factor activity involved in positive regulation of transcription [Evidence IDA] [PMID 11533229]; GO_function: GO:0001077 - RNA polymerase II core promoter proximal region sequence-specific DNA binding transcription factor activity involved in positive regulation of transcription [Evidence IMP] [PMID 16055745]; GO_function: GO:0046872 - metal ion binding [Evidence IEA]; GO_function: GO:0043565 - sequence-specific DNA binding [Evidence IDA] [PMID 19111667]; GO_function: GO:0043565 - sequence-specific DNA binding [Evidence IDA] [PMID 19158363]; GO_function: GO:0000981 - sequence-specific DNA binding RNA polymerase II transcription factor activity [Evidence IEA]; GO_function: GO:0008270 - zinc ion binding [Evidence IEA]; GO_process: GO:0035961 - positive regulation of ergosterol biosynthetic process by positive regulation of transcription from RNA polymerase II promoter [Evidence IMP] [PMID 11533229]; GO_process: GO:0035961 - positive regulation of ergosterol biosynthetic process by positive regulation of transcription from RNA polymerase II promoter [Evidence IMP] [PMID 16055745]; GO_process: GO:0035969 - positive regulation of sterol import by positive regulation of transcription from RNA polymerase II promoter [Evidence IGI] [PMID 11208779]; GO_process: GO:0006355 - regulation of transcription, DNA-templated [Evidence IEA,IEA]; GO_process: GO:0006366 - transcription from RNA polymerase II promoter [Evidence IEA]; GO_process: GO:0006351 - transcription, DNA-templated [Evidence IEA]), giving the protein MLPTAVKRKKSHFGCLACKRRKIKCDETKPVCGKCQNQKLECVYSRQWSQKLRRSTPPETSPGSISSSSYQDSLVETDAITQVSADIEVRLMFQWTAYTWKSVKRNDDTFQRLLPLYGFRYRLLLDSLLLFSAAHLNHTSPSERLQQAIEVYKLRTIAGVRREVENAVNCGKHRVELAWSSALLAVFWLTCDTDTEFTGLKHGWRPLFRGMGRIFSEIVDSGQGIIRYEKRRMIFPSGNKYLPLLKDIYKDREDVSPEKSEIYEQTVTRLVQYIEHLTENPEDRPIRYISHWILTAMPDGFLQQIDDFDPVALTFLATFFLVASSLPFWFLGKYSWKHHLRIKAKIPSEMHHFLEPSYLGLNPPVFDETPAPEAEFERELEL